In Columba livia isolate bColLiv1 breed racing homer chromosome 28, bColLiv1.pat.W.v2, whole genome shotgun sequence, the genomic stretch TGGGGACAACAGGGGGTCTGCCCGTGCCCTCCCCTCGTCCCTTTGTCCCCCCAGGAGCGAGGAGCGCAAGCTGCTGTCCCCGCGCGCGCTGCCCCGCCGGCCCTGCAAGGTGCTGCTGGCCTCGCTGCACAACATCTCCCAGCAGCTGGACGAGCGTGAGTGGGGCCGCGGGGGGGCCCCGCACCCTCCTCGCGCCCCTCGCCCCTCATTTTCCCCCCCGTTTCTCGCAGTGTACAGCGGGCCGGGGGAGGAGGCGtcgctggagctgctgctgagcgACGCGGAGGcggcgcggggccggcgggcgcagctggagctggaggcgCGCGCGGCGTTCCTGCGGTTCATGGCCTGCGCCCTGCGCGGGTACCGCTCCTTCCTGCGCCCCATCGCCCCGGCCCCCGCGCCCGCCGGCCGCGACACCGGCAGCCTCTTCGCTCTGCAGGGTGGGTGGGGACGGGGGGATGCGGGGAGGGGGGATGTTGGTGGCCCAAGCCTTGAATTGTGGGGTTGGTTTTGGGCTCTTCACGCGGAGAAAgggcttgaggtgctggagtggagagaagggagcggagctggtgaggggctggagcacaatgtgatggagactgagggacctgggggttcagctggagaacaggagctgaggggagaccttctgatctctgaactgcctgaaaggagcttggatcgggggggtcgggctctgctccccaggaacaagcgccaggagcagaggaaacggcctcaagttgcgccaggggagggtgagggtggaaatttggggtgatttccccccaaagggctgtgggtgttgaacaggctgcccagggcagtgctggagtcgccatccctggaggggttgaacacacacagatgaggttctcagggacacgggtgGGTTGACGCTTGGACTCCATgattttaaagctcttttccaacccCAACGATCCTGTGATTTATGAttgcccccggcccggccctgcaGGGTTCCTCAAGTCGCGGGACCGCGCGTACCACCGCTTCTACGGGCAGCTGCTGCGCACGCAGCTGTTCACGCAGTTCATCGAGGACTGCTCCTTCGCCAGCGACCGCGACCCCTGCCTCGAGTTCTTCGACACCTGCGTGGACAAGGTGAGTCCCGCCGGCTCCGCGTTGCCTCCCTGTGCCCCCCGCGCTCCGctgacaccctcaccccctccccaggtgcaggcagagctggagaagcCGGAGGACACCCCCCTGATGGAGCTGGACGACCCGCGGGGGGGCGAACACACTGTCTTCATCACCCCCCCCGAGGAGCCGGTGGGGCCCGACGGCACCGAGCTGCCTGCGCTGTACCGGTGAGACCCCCCTCACCGCCCCCCATCGCCGCCCTCCGTGTCCCCCCAACTCAACCTCtgctccccctccccagctACGACGGGTTCCCCACGCTGCGCCCCGAGCTCCTGGAGCCCCCCCGGGACCCGCTGGTGGCCCAGCTGtgccaggcccgcagcagcgCGCCCagcagcccggccccgcgccgcaCCAAGCAGGTGAGCGTCGCCAGCGGTGCCGCGACGTTTTCGAGCCTCGGCATCGACGGGACGGCGCGATGCAGCCGCTGCCCCCCCCCCaatctccctcctcttcctcccctcgCCCCAGGAGATGAAGGTGGCTCAGCGCGTGGCCCAGAAATACTCCTCGGTGCCCGACATGTGGGCCAAGTGCCTGCTGGGCCACTGCTACGGGCTCTGGTTCCTCTACCTGCCCACCCACGTCCGCGCCGCCCCCGCCAAACTGCGCGCGCTGCAACTGGCCTACGATGTGCTGCGCAAGATGGAGGCGCACAAAGTGGTGCTGCCGGACGAGGTGGGTGGCGCTTGGGGGTTTGGGGTTCCCTGTGGGGTTCCCCGCCCCCCCTGATGCACCATTGTTGCCCCCCCAGGTCTGCTACCGCATCCTGATGCAGCTGTGCGGGCAGTACGGCGAGCCGGTGCTGTCGGTGCGGGTGCTGCTGGAGATGAAACGCGCCGGCATCGTGCCCAACACCATCACCTACGGCTACTACAACAAGGTGACGGGTCATGCGGGTGTCCCGGGGTTCCAGGGGGGTGTCCCCGCCGCCACCTGACGCCGTGTCCCCCCCTCGCAGGCGGTGCTGGAGAGCAAGTGGCCGGCGGGGACGCAGAGCGGGCGCCTGCGCTGGGCCAAGCTCCGCAACGtggtgctgggggctgcccAGTTTCGGCAGCCCCTGCGGCAGCGGGAGCGCCGGGcggccgccgccaccgccccggGTATgtgggggacagggacgggcTTGGGGGGCCACCGTCACCTCGCTGACACCCCCTCGCTCCCCTCCACAGCCACTCCGGCACCCCGGCCCAGCCTGCAGCGCCAAACCACCTGGGCTGGTCGCAGCCTGCGGGACCCCCCCCCGGCGCCCCGGCTGGTGAAGAGCGGCAGCCTCAGTTTCCACAGCGAGGGCGGCCGGGGGGGGCCGGGGGAGCCCCCCACCACCCGGGCCTCCCCTCTCCCCGCGGCCCCGGAGCCGCTGCCCCCCCGGCTGCGCGGCCCCCCCGGCTCTGCCGACGGGAGCCTGTCGGACGTCAGCTTCGCCACGGACGAGAGCGACCGGGCGGACGAGGcgccggcggcgggggggggcacGCCGCGGCGGGGGCTGGCGgccaagctgcagcagctgctgtccccTGGCAAACGGCCCTCGCTGCGCCCCCCCCCCGGCCAGCGCCGagcccccccccggcccccgggACCCCGAGCAGCGTGACGGGGAACCCCCCCCGCGCCGCAGCCCCGCCAGCACGCTGCTGCGCCCACGGGAGCGCCCTGAATCCACCGCCTCCGAGGTACCGGCGTCTCCCGGGggggtgtctgtctgtctgtgcacGTCTGTCCCTGCTGATGGCgcgtgtgtcccccccccagaGCTCCGTGTCGCTGGGCAGCGAGCTGGACCTGTCGGACACGTCGGTGGGGAGCACCGGTGTCCCCAGATCCGAGCCGCCCGCTGATGGGGCAACCGGGCAGGAGCCGCCTGCTGTGGAGGTGAGTTGGGGTGGGGGGATCCCCCCCCGCGCTGTGCCAGGGGGGTGACGGGGACGCCGCTGCCCCCAGGTGCTGCTGTCCAGCTGCTCGCGGTGCCAGGGCTGCGGCGCGCTGGTGTACGACGAGGAGGTGATGGCCGGCTGGACCTCGGACGACTCCAACCTCAACACCACCTGCCCGTTCTGCGCCCGAGCCTTCGTCCCCTTCCTCAGCATCGAGATCCAGGACTTCCAGCTGCCCCCCAGGTGGGACCCGCGGAACCCCGACATCCCCGGGGTCCCTGGTGTCCCTCATTGCTCCCCACCGGTGTCCTCCGTCCTCTGGGCAAAACCCCAATATCCACAtcccccccggtgtccccactgtccccagctcccctgTGTTCTGCCCTCCACTGTCCCCTGTCCTCTGAGGGAAAACCCTGATGTCCCACACccttcccagtgtccccagtgtccctctTTGCTGCCCACTGGTGTCCTGTGTTCTCTGGGAGAAATCCCTGGTGTGCCACATCCTCACCATTGTCCCCGGTGTCCCAATGTCCCTCTTTActgcccagcgctgctccccAACCTTCCATGCTTTGGAAGAAAACCCTCATGTCCCTCATcatcccctggtgtccccagtgtccctctTTGCTCCCCACCAGTGTCCACCATCCTCTGGGCGAAACCCCAATGTCCACATCCCCCCGgcgtccccgctgtccccaaaccccctttGTGCTGCCTGTGGGTGTCCCGTGTTCTCTGGGGGGAAAACCCTGATGTCCCTCTGGTGTCCCCAACTCCCCTCATTGCTCCCTCCTGGTGTCCACCATCCTTGGGATGACACCCCAACATCCACatccccccggtgtccccactgtccccaacTTCCCTCTGTTCTGTCCCCTGGGGAAACCCCCAACGTCCCCCGTTGCCCCCCGTTTCCGTAACCCCCCGTTTGCCGCGCAGCGCCGCCGAAGACGCCTCCgtccctcccgccgccgcgcaGGGGCCGGTGCTCAGCGACCGCCGCCGCTGCCTGGCCCTGGACGAGGCCAAGCCGGAGCTCTGCAACGGCGTCCCGGACACACCGGTACGGTGCCGCGCACCGCGGGGACACAACACAGCCATCCCCGGGGGGtgtcccagcagctctccccgcTCTCCCGCAGGCGCCGTGGCGCTCGGAGCGAGTGGCTTTCGCCTACCTGAGCCCCTTGGTGCTGCGGAAGGAGCTGGAGAGTTTGGTGGAGAACGAAGGGGGGGAGTTTTTGGCGCAGCCGGAGCTGGTGGACAGTCACCCCATCATCTACTGGAACCTCGTCTGGTACTTCCAGCGCCTGGGGCTGCCCAGCAACCTCCCCCGCCTGCTCCTGGGCTCCCAGCACGTCGCTCCGGCCACGCAGGTAACAccgggggggtcctggggggtacATGGGGGGGTTTCCAGCCCGGCGCCCACCTCCCCGTCCCGCAGGCGCAGCCCCCCGAGTCCCCATCGGTTCGTGTGCGGCTGCTGTGGGACGTGCTGGCCCCCGAGCCCGACAGCTGCCCCCCGCTTTACGTCCTCTGGAGGCTTCACAGTGAGTctgggggcggcggggagccGGGGGGAGCGGCGCGGGGGGGGTGACGCTGACacggtgtccccccccccaTAGGTAACGTCCCCACGCGGCTGCGGTCCTGGCGGCCCCACGGCTCCCCCTTCTCGCTGGCGTTCCTGGAGAGCCTGCTGAGCCACGTGGGGCTGAGCGAGGTGCACAAAGCCATCGCGCTCTTCCTCGAGACGCTGGCCGCCCCGGGGGGGCCGCGACACATGCCCAGGTAGACCTGTCACCCCCTATTGTCACCACCCCCGCAATTCACTGCTTTgcctcacagaatcccaggatgtcaggggttggagggcgctggaaagcccatccagtgcaatccccccatggagcaggaacacccagatgaggttacacaggaaggtgtccaggcgggttggaatgtctgcacagaaggagactccacaaccccctgggcagcctgggccaggctctgccaccctcaccccaacaagttgcttctcatcttccagcggaacctcctgtgttgcagtttgcacccactgccccttgtcctgtccctggttgtcaccagaagagcctggctccatcctcctgacactgcccctttccatcttgatccccagcaatgagtcccccctcaggctcctcttgtccagctccagagccccagctccctcagcctttcctcacacgggagatgctccactccctccagcatcttggtggctgcgctggactctctccagcagttccctgtcctgctggaactgaggggccacaactggacacgatattccaggtgtggtgtCACCAGGGCAGGAGAACCCCTCTGAcccactgaccacccccttctcacCCCCCAGGAGCATCTACCGCGAGCTGCTGTTCCTCACGCTGGCGGCGCTGGGCAGGGAGCACATGGATATCGGTACGGGGGGCTCGGGGAGCGGTtcggggggttttgggggtgcagcgCTCACGGGTTCCCCCTCTTGCCTCGCAGCTGCTTTCGACAAGAAATACAAGTCTGCGTACGCCAAGCTGGCCGGGAGCCTGGGCAAGGACGagctgcggcggcggcgggcgcagCCCCCCAGCTCCAAAGCCATCGACTGCCGCAAGAGCTTCGGGGCCACCCTGGAGTGTTaggggagggggggacaccccaaaacccccccccccccagccctgagGCTCCTCCTGCAGGGTTTTATATGTcagtattaatatatttttatttatttattcacccCCTCCTCGCTTGTGGGCAtcagtggggggggggggctgcaCATCCCTCCCCCCCACCCATCTCTGACCcccgggggggggggttgggggtgccccccctccccctcccccacactgtgcaataggaaccccccgccccgggggggcTGTAAATAAAAAAGCGGCTGCGgttattttctctgctgcttccacAGGAAtctttttgggggggggttggggagctgggggtgtcGGCACCACCGAGAGCGGGAAGCGGTGCCAGAGCGCTGGCCTGAGGCCACGGCGGCCATCTTGGGCCTGGCGGAGGCCTCGCCGGGGCCCTGCCCCCTGCCGGGGGGGGTGACACACGCACCCACGCGTGGTCGCGCCGGTACCGGGGGTGTGGGGGTGGCGGACACGGTACCGGGACCCGCCCCCCCACTCCGGCACGTCGCACCGGGCCACGTGGGGCGGGCACCGGGCGGCTACGGCGGCCGCTCTGGGCCCAAATTCCCCATGTGGGGGAGAGTGGGGGGGGCCGGGGGTTGGTTTTTGCCCGCCGACACCGCGCGCGACCGGCGGTGCCCGGATGTCCAGGCTCAGGGACCCATTAAAGGCGCCCCGCGGGGAAGCCCGGCGGCTTGCCATTGGCGGGACGTCGCGCCAATCTTCGCGCCCACCCGCCAATAAGAAGCGCGGGGTGGGTCCCACGGGGCGACCGGAGGGATGGATTGGTGAGACGCGGCGTCTGTCGTCGCGCCGCGCCAATGGGCGTCGCGTCTGGGGTCGGGAGGCGGGGCGAGAGCGACGGGGCAGCTGCCCAATCAGCGGCATTGTTTGTGGTGGTGCCGGCTGCGCTCCGCGGCGGCTGGTGGCTGCGGCGCCGCGTCTGCtccgcccgcccggcccggcccggcccggccccggctcgGCCTCAGGGACCCCACCGGCGCCCCCGCACCCCAGGGCGGCGCCCCCCGCGCCAGGTGAGGGctgcgggggcgggggggccgggccCGGCTGTGAGGGGTGCGGGGGAGGGGAGGCAGGGCCCGGCGGTGGGGGGGGCAGGGCCCGGTAGTGGCCGCGGGGGCTGAGGGGGATGTTTGGCGTTCGCGGGGGGAAGCGCCCGCGGCCTTGGAGGGGTTCTGCCCCTGAGGGGAGCGGAGCGCAGGGTGGGGGGGTTGTGCCTTTGTGGGATTGCGGCGGGGCAGAGCCCCAGAATTCCGGGGAGGGGGGGGTAGAACCGAGGGGTTGCGGGGGTTTGAACCCCGGGATTGCGGGGAAAGGGGGAGCGGAACCAAGAGGTTCGGGCGGGCAGAGCCCCGGGATTCTGCGGGGGCAGAACCGAGGGGTTGCGGGGGCAGAACCCCGGAATTCTGGGGGCGGGGATGGGGGGGCAGAATCCCAGAATTctgagagcagagcagctgcagaattCTGGGGACACAACCCTGGAATTCTGAGGGGGACAGAGCTCTAGAATTCGGGGAGCAAAGCTCCAGAATTTGGGAGACAGAACCCTGGCATTCTGAGGGGGTAAGAGCTGCAGAATTCGGGGGGCAGAACCCCGGAATTCTAGAgggggcagagctgcagaattCGGGGGGCAGAACCCCGAAATTCTGGGGCTGGCGCTCACCTggttggggacatttgggggttcagggtttgtggggctgtgctggcaccgCGTCCCTTgtgggggagatttggggggacAGCGAACCAACCCCAACCCCAGGGGTTGGGGGGGCAGAGCCCCAGGGGTTGGGGGTGGAAGGGGCCGGCCCAGCCCTCGGGAATGGGCGAGGAGGGTGGGGATCCCCCGTGGTAAAACGGGGTGTTGGCTCTTCCCGCAGGGCTGGgtggttgggggggggggggggcgcagGCTGCAAACCTGCTGTGCGTGGGGGGTCCGTGGGGAGGGGGGGCCACCCCCTCTCCGCACATCTGGGGGGGGGGTGTTGAGGCAGATTGGGGACCCCCCATTGCCATCCCCTCCCTTTGGGGTGTCCCCGTTTTGTGGGGAGTGCTGGCGAGCTATGGATGTGCCCCCCATGGCAGTGGGGGGGGTCACCCGGAGGGGACACCCCCTTTGTTCGCTCCTCTCGTGCTGCGTTTCGGGGGCGATTCCCCTTCCCCTCGTTGATGATGGGAACAGGTGATCAACTCGCTCACGGGTGCCGAACCAGATTTTCTGCCCCGCCGGATTCCACCTCATTTTGATtttaccccccccccccttcccaaTGCTGCTTCAAACCCGGGGGGGGGGACCGGGAAGGCAAAACTTCCCCATCTCTGCTTAACGTGCAGCGAGATCCAGAGCTGCCTCTGTCCATGTGCCGGCGCTGCCCACACCCCTTTTGCCACGGGGGGGGGATGAAAACGCCGGTTTGGGGGGGGCAGAGGCGTTTTGGGGAGCTGTGTGGGCTCAATTCCCCCCCCCCGTGCTCCATTTCCCAAAAACACCGAGCGTCGGAGCCATTTAAGGTGCCTGGATGGGAAGAAGGGGCTGTTTGATGGCGGGGGGGCGGcgagaggaagggaggaggttTGTGCGAGCGAGGATGCGATGGGACCCGTTCGCTGAAAccgccccccccaaaaaacgggttgattttaattgttatttaaaTTTGGTGAAGCTCGGCCGCTGCCGGGGCGGAGCAGGAATTTTGGGGTACGGCGCGGGGGGGTTCCGCCTCTTATGTCTCGGGGTTCGGGGGGTAGGATTGGAACAACGAGCGGTTCGAGAGGACGCCGGTTTCGAGGGATTATTTTAAGGGTTGTGCCGCGGGCTGGTTGCGTTTGGGGTGCCCCCCGCCCCCCGAAATGCCGGTTTGAAGCGGCTCCTGTCACCGGGGACGGCCGCGGTTCCGCCTCACGTGGCCGCGGGCTCGGCGGGGGGATCCATTTAGGAACGTGCCCGCAATCGCTCGCCTTGCTTTCTCTCCATCACCGGAGCCGGCGGTTCGAGGAGCCAAAACACCCGCGTCTCGGTGAGGGGGGGGGGAACCCCCGACCTGCTTTCCGAGCCGTTGGAGCTCTCACCGCCACCTTCGCTCGGGCGCTTTTCCTGGTCACGAGGCCGCGGGAGAGCGAGCGTGACGCGCTGACAGGAGCATCCATCTttgctgccttcctcctcctcctcctcggagcatcccgctcccgccgccccctccccagcgCCCGGGGGGGGGCCCGGAGCAGAAATACCCACCCGGCGGAGCCAATTCACCTCGCAAAAGCCGCTTTTCCACCCATATTTCCCCCTCAGGATCCATTTAAACGGGATGAGTTCCACGGATTCATTCACCGAGCAGCTTCCTGGTCCGTTCTACGTCTCAAAATCAAGCGCTGAACCTATTCTTTTCTTATCAATTCCCTTTTAATTGAATTCTGCCCTTTTTTCCCCGCTCCCAACCCGCTCTCCCAACCCGTATCAAGTAACTCCCCCATTTTTAGGAGCGTGAGCCTTTTTGCGCCCCACTCACAACGAACCTTTTCTCACCGCTCGCTCCTCAAAACCACTCATTTTTTAAACCACTTTGGCAAAATTGGgcctttttaaaacaattctgctACTTTTTAACGAGACCGGCGCGAGGCGGCTGAGATTTATAGCCAGAACTCAACCTATCAGGCCGTGCCACATGTTGCTGGAGTTTTACGGCGCTGGATCAACCGCTGGAAGATGGAGAGGAATAAAACCCGCACCCGCCTTTCTCCCCTTTATCCCAAGTTGGATGGGTTTGGTTTATCTTTGCAACACCCATCGGTGTTGAGGAAAACGCTGCGGCGCTGGGATTTGTCTTATTCTCTATGATTTTCATATAAATTTGGGATATCACCGCTAATTACTCGCTCTCAACCCTCCCAAACCCGGGATTATTGAGCTTCGACGGGAGGATTAAAACGACTCATTCTGGATCCTGTCGCGTGGCCGCGGTTCTGCTGGGAAGTTGTAGCGACCGTAAGTTCAAACCGCCCGCTGTTTTTCCCCAATATGTTGGATTTAGGCTTAATTTTCAGGCAATCTCAGAGAATGAAGGTGAGGATCCCGTTTCTCGGAGACTAGGCTTGACCTAAACCCGTCTTGTCGTCGCAGAGGACGCCGCAGCTTCAAAGCCGTGCGCTTTGATAAACTAAGAATAACCATTTAAATCCTAATCCTTCATCCCGGTCGATGCTCCGGTTTGGAAACGGGGTCTTGGTCACCGAAGATGACGATTTGGGGGAATAGGAACCATTCCCGTTTCTCCCGATGAGGAAACCAATGCAAGCGCGTCCTTCAACCCGCGACACGTTGGAAACGCCTCTCACCGGAGACTAAAACTGgctttttcaccccaaaattcACCCCGACGCGGCGCTTTGGGTGTAACTCGCTTCCCTGAATTAGCGACATCAGGATGGGACCGAAAGGAGAGAAACAACCCAAATCCTCCCGCCGACACTTCACCTTTTAACGCTTTACTTGGCTTTTCCGAGGGATAATTGGCTTTGATGAACTAGAGAACTCGTTGCGCCGCGGTGGGtcttggttttgccttttgtcgGCACCGGGGTCGCTGTTTGAGCGGAATAAAATCAACTATGGTAAAATGCCACCACTTGGTATTAAAGCCCCTGATTCTCAACTTGAGACTCGCGTCCGGCGCCATCGGAAAAGCCACCAAGAGCCTCGTTTTTAACAGAACGGCTTCACCAAAACGCCACATCCCCGATTTCCTCGGCCAAACCAGTTGGGAACGCGGCGCTTCTGGCTCGGCCGCCTTTTCGCTCGCCGTATTTCGCCGAAATTGGGGTAAATTGCGGCGACGGCAGTTTGCCGTAACCCACCCAGGACGCGTCGTAAATCACCGGTGACCACGTGGCCGTTTGGGGTGTTCGTGCAGAATTTTAGCGCTGGTTTTGGTTGGACTTTGGTTGGACCATCGGCAACTCTTGGGCTCTTCGCTTCCTCCTCCCCAGTGGGACTGTTTGGTTCCTTTCCCCTTGCGCCGGCGTTTTTGCGCTAATTCTACTTGTTTTACCGGCAGCTTCGCCCCGTGGAGGTTTTTCTGCTCCGTGTTTGGTGAAATCATTCAAACCGGTTGTATCGAACGGCAATTTAGGGCTGGTTTAAAAACTTCCCTCGGGGAATCGTCTCCCGGTTGTACcaaaatgtttaaagaaataCCTATTGTTAGACCGAAGCTGCTGCTCATCATCTTGCtatggagaaggaagaaaagtccAAATCACCACGGAGAGGAGGGGATTTGGTGCTGGACCCCCCGTTTTTGGGAAGGAGCGGGATGTTGAGTTTAAAATCTGATAGAACTGCGGTAATTCaatctttttctcctcctcaacGACATTTATCGCTCATTGGATGGTGTTTGATTCTAAAGGAGCTTTCGTGCCGCTTTCACCGGGTTTTCTGGCTTCACCCTCAACCCGCCGTCCCGTGGGGTTAAATTCACCCGTTTGGGGGACATTCCCCAATTTTGCTGCTTAGTTTAGGACCAACTCTCCCCCTGCTCCTTTAGGTCCCATGTCCCAAGTGACTTTAAAACTCAAGCTTTCCCAAGAAATGAACTCGGAGCCACCGCATCCCCCTTTCCCGCCCGGCCGCCTCTTTCTTACTCCCCATTACCACCCCGGAGCTCCTCGCCGCCCTTTTTTGTGTCTTATATATCGGAATCGCCGCAAAAACGTCGACGAGGAGAAAACAGTGACTTTGGGCTTAATcagccgggaacggggggagatTCAGCGCCGGATCACCTGCAGATAATGAATCGGATTCGGGAAACGGAGCGGCATAAAAGCCGCTATTGTTGGCGCTTCGTCAAAGGCCTTTTCAGCCTGGAAACAGAAGCACCCAGAGGATGGGTCCTTGTGAAAGGAGCCGAAATTTCAATTAAATGAGCATCCCGGTGGTGTTTTACCGCTCCGGCCGTAACCATCCTGCAGGAGCCGCGCGGGATGGAGGACGGAGCGGGAGGTGTGAGGGGTTGGAAACGGTTTCATCTCCTCCTCGATGCCCGTTGATGTTTCACCGTGACAAGGTGAAGAAATCACAAGGAATTGGTGCCCGATGAGGTGGATCCCGGTGAGGGCCAGTGGGTACCAGTGCGGTCGAGTGGGTACCGGTGAGGGCCAGTGGGTACCAGTGGGGTCAAGCAGATACCGGTGAGGGCCAATGGATACCAGTGAGAGCCGGTAGACACCAGTGAGGACCCGTAGACACCAGTGGACACCAGCGAGGACAAGTGGATACCGGTGAGGGCCAG encodes the following:
- the DENND4B gene encoding LOW QUALITY PROTEIN: DENN domain-containing protein 4B (The sequence of the model RefSeq protein was modified relative to this genomic sequence to represent the inferred CDS: deleted 1 base in 1 codon) — its product is MSDEKPPQLVDYFVVAGLTDTSRPLEEENQQHRAARPSEPITDVAVIIRSQGEEVPHGFTCIETTTSGHPVDLNAGLLNNPQMFLCYKRGRDKPPLIELGVHYEGKDRPKAGYKILETTPYSRSANLNSGGPGHQRTFLTYRRAAEPHGHNTLGVTDICLVMPSKGESTPHTFCRVDKNLNTSMWGPALFLCYKIAMAKANTLVYEAGLLGRYPEQDSESFPLPKSVPVFCLPMGATIESWPADTKYPLPVFSTFVLTGASGDKVYGAAIQFHEAFPRERLSEKQSLRLGLLSVVDRRPVGGRSLQTRKSICVLSHWPFFDVFRKFLMFIYRYSISGPHVLPLETHISHFMHNVPFPSPQRPRILVQMSPYDNLLLCRPVSSPLPLSGASFLTLLQNLGPENAVALLVAVLTEQKLLVHSLRPDVLTSVGEALVAMIFPLRWQCPYIPLCPLALADVLCAPVPFIVGIHSSYFDLYEPPRDVIFVDLDTNTIFQSEERKLLSPRALPRRPCKVLLASLHNISQQLDELYSGPGEEASLELLLSDAEAARGRRAQLELEARAAFLRFMACALRGYRSFLRPIAPAPAPAGRDTGSLFALQGFLKSRDRAYHRFYGQLLRTQLFTQFIEDCSFASDRDPCLEFFDTCVDKVQAELEKPEDTPLMELDDPRGGEHTVFITPPEEPVGPDGTELPALYRYDGFPTLRPELLEPPRDPLVAQLCQARSSAPSSPAPRRTKQEMKVAQRVAQKYSSVPDMWAKCLLGHCYGLWFLYLPTHVRAAPAKLRALQLAYDVLRKMEAHKVVLPDEVCYRILMQLCGQYGEPVLSVRVLLEMKRAGIVPNTITYGYYNKAVLESKWPAGTQSGRLRWAKLRNVVLGAAQFRQPLRQRERRAAAATAPGMWGTGTGLGGHRHLADTPSLPSTATPAPRPSLQRQTTWAGRSLRDPPPAPRLVKSGSLSFHSEGGRGGPGEPPTTRASPLPAAPEPLPPRLRGPPGSADGSLSDVSFATDESDRADEAPAAGGGTPRRGLAAKLQQLLSPGKRPSLRPPPASAEPPPGPRDPEQRDGEPPPRRSPASTLLRPRERPESTASESSVSLGSELDLSDTSVGSTGVPRSEPPADGATGQEPPAVEVLLSSCSRCQGCGALVYDEEVMAGWTSDDSNLNTTCPFCARAFVPFLSIEIQDFQLPPSAAEDASVPPAAAQGPVLSDRRRCLALDEAKPELCNGVPDTPAPWRSERVAFAYLSPLVLRKELESLVENEGGEFLAQPELVDSHPIIYWNLVWYFQRLGLPSNLPRLLLGSQHVAPATQAQPPESPSVRVRLLWDVLAPEPDSCPPLYVLWRLHSNVPTRLRSWRPHGSPFSLAFLESLLSHVGLSEVHKAIALFLETLAAPGGPRHMPRSIYRELLFLTLAALGREHMDIAAFDKKYKSAYAKLAGSLGKDELRRRRAQPPSSKAIDCRKSFGATLEC